One stretch of Hemibagrus wyckioides isolate EC202008001 linkage group LG01, SWU_Hwy_1.0, whole genome shotgun sequence DNA includes these proteins:
- the mtx1a gene encoding metaxin-1a isoform X1, whose translation MAAPIELFCWKGSWGLPSVDTDSLIVLAYARFAGTPLKVHKISNPWRSPTGSLPALKTKEDGSFSQPSKIIIQLRKQKYNADYDLSAKEGADALAFISLLEEKLMPALIYALWVDPKNYAEVTRRWYAENISFPLNFFLPSRMQGQQLERVRLMWGNSTLEAGEEAEKELYADALECMNLLSQRLGSNRFFFGDSPSSLDAYVFGHLAPLLKIRLPSSRLQQQLKALDNLTKFCSNILSLYFPDESQEGRSQPTSRVQEGSDFDHEPYKRHKQLLSVLVAVAAMLGYALLSGIVAIEHVKEERSTGNSSIEPPDEEEA comes from the exons GCATATGCTCGATTTGCTGGAACCCCACTGAAAGTTCACAAGATCTCCAACCCCTGGAGGAGTCCCACAG GTTCACTCCCTGCTCTGAAGACCAAAGAGGATGGGAGCTTCTCTCAACCCAGCAAGATTATCATCCAGCTCAGGAAACAG aaataCAATGCAGACTACGACCTTTCTGCGAAAGAAGGGGCCGACGCACTCGCTTTCATCTCTCTGTTGGAAGAAAAGCTGATGCCTGCTCTG ATTTATGCTCTGTGGGTTGACCCTAAGAACTATGCTGAGGTGACACGTCGCTGGTATGCAGAGAACATCTCCTTTCCACTGAACTTTTTCCTGCCGAGCCGCATGCAGGGCCAGCAgctggagagagtgagactcATGTGGGGAAACAGCACTCTGGAGGCCGGCGAGGAGGCTGAAAAAGAG CTATATGCCGATGCTCTGGAGTGCATGAATCTTCTCTCTCAGCGCCTCGGCTCAAACAGATTTTTCTTCGGGGACTC GCCCTCCTCCCTTGATGCCTATGTGTTTGGTCATTTGGCACCTCTACTAAAGATCAGGCTGCCCAGCAGCAGACTACAGCAGCAACTGAAGGCTCTGGACAACCTGACCAAATTCTGCTCTAACATTCTCTCCCTCTACTTCCCTGATGAGAGTCAAG AAGGAAGGAGTCAGCCGACATCCCGTGTGCAGGAAGGGAGTGACTTTGACCACGAGCCTTACAAGAGACACAAGCAGCTGCTGTCTGTCCTTGTAGCTGTAGCAGCCATGCTGGGTTACGCTCTTCTCAGCGGCATTGTTGCTATTGAGCATGTGAAGGAGGAGAGGTCAACAGGAAACTCCTCTATTGAACCTCCGGATGAAGAAGAGGCATGA
- the mtx1a gene encoding metaxin-1a isoform X2 has product MAAPIELFCWKGSWGLPSVDTDSLIVLAYARFAGTPLKVHKISNPWRSPTGSLPALKTKEDGSFSQPSKIIIQLRKQKYNADYDLSAKEGADALAFISLLEEKLMPALIYALWVDPKNYAEVTRRWYAENISFPLNFFLPSRMQGQQLERVRLMWGNSTLEAGEEAEKELYADALECMNLLSQRLGSNRFFFGDSPSSLDAYVFGHLAPLLKIRLPSSRLQQQLKALDNLTKFCSNILSLYFPDESQGRSQPTSRVQEGSDFDHEPYKRHKQLLSVLVAVAAMLGYALLSGIVAIEHVKEERSTGNSSIEPPDEEEA; this is encoded by the exons GCATATGCTCGATTTGCTGGAACCCCACTGAAAGTTCACAAGATCTCCAACCCCTGGAGGAGTCCCACAG GTTCACTCCCTGCTCTGAAGACCAAAGAGGATGGGAGCTTCTCTCAACCCAGCAAGATTATCATCCAGCTCAGGAAACAG aaataCAATGCAGACTACGACCTTTCTGCGAAAGAAGGGGCCGACGCACTCGCTTTCATCTCTCTGTTGGAAGAAAAGCTGATGCCTGCTCTG ATTTATGCTCTGTGGGTTGACCCTAAGAACTATGCTGAGGTGACACGTCGCTGGTATGCAGAGAACATCTCCTTTCCACTGAACTTTTTCCTGCCGAGCCGCATGCAGGGCCAGCAgctggagagagtgagactcATGTGGGGAAACAGCACTCTGGAGGCCGGCGAGGAGGCTGAAAAAGAG CTATATGCCGATGCTCTGGAGTGCATGAATCTTCTCTCTCAGCGCCTCGGCTCAAACAGATTTTTCTTCGGGGACTC GCCCTCCTCCCTTGATGCCTATGTGTTTGGTCATTTGGCACCTCTACTAAAGATCAGGCTGCCCAGCAGCAGACTACAGCAGCAACTGAAGGCTCTGGACAACCTGACCAAATTCTGCTCTAACATTCTCTCCCTCTACTTCCCTGATGAGAGTCAAG GAAGGAGTCAGCCGACATCCCGTGTGCAGGAAGGGAGTGACTTTGACCACGAGCCTTACAAGAGACACAAGCAGCTGCTGTCTGTCCTTGTAGCTGTAGCAGCCATGCTGGGTTACGCTCTTCTCAGCGGCATTGTTGCTATTGAGCATGTGAAGGAGGAGAGGTCAACAGGAAACTCCTCTATTGAACCTCCGGATGAAGAAGAGGCATGA